In Atribacterota bacterium, a single genomic region encodes these proteins:
- a CDS encoding electron transport complex subunit E, whose amino-acid sequence MREFWFYFRNGIIGENPILRLMIGLCSVLAVSVRVDNCLAMGAGVLFVLVCSSLVISLLRNFVPREVRIPIFIVVISTFTTIVDLVMQAYLPVLSKAMGVFIPLIVVNCIIMGRAEAFASRKPPLLAFADALGMGVGYTLVITAIGLVRELFGYGTILSIPLLPSSYQGMMFMVLPPGAFLLIGIYIALLNRFTGRAKR is encoded by the coding sequence GTGAGGGAGTTCTGGTTCTATTTTAGAAACGGTATCATTGGGGAAAACCCCATTTTGCGCTTGATGATTGGGTTGTGTTCGGTGCTGGCGGTGTCGGTGCGGGTGGACAACTGTTTAGCCATGGGGGCCGGGGTGCTATTTGTGCTCGTTTGCTCGAGCCTGGTGATTTCGCTTTTGCGGAACTTTGTACCTCGGGAAGTACGGATTCCCATCTTCATCGTGGTGATTTCGACTTTCACCACCATTGTGGATTTGGTCATGCAGGCGTACCTTCCTGTCCTTTCCAAGGCGATGGGGGTTTTCATTCCCCTCATCGTGGTGAACTGCATCATCATGGGACGGGCTGAGGCTTTTGCTTCCCGAAAGCCCCCGCTTTTGGCCTTTGCTGATGCGCTGGGAATGGGGGTGGGGTATACCTTGGTTATTACCGCTATTGGTCTGGTACGGGAACTCTTTGGGTATGGAACCATCCTCTCGATTCCGCTTTTACCTTCTTCTTACCAGGGAATGATGTTCATGGTTCTTCCTCCGGGAGCGTTTCTGCTCATCGGAATTTACATTGCCCTGCTCAACCGCTTCACAGGGAGGGCGAAGCGATGA
- a CDS encoding RnfABCDGE type electron transport complex subunit A, which yields MNGMLITLLKIFIAAAFVDNIILARYIGLCPYIGMSSNVANSIGMGMAVTFVMVLSSCVTWFLWNYIFLPLRLEYLRIMVFILVIAVLVQLVEILLKKNIPNLYRAMGIYLPLITTNCAILAVAFFGVDYGYTLLQVVFYSISVALGFTVALVLLAGIRERLRFSRVPDFYQGYPIVFISTALLAIAFLGFKGLVK from the coding sequence ATGAACGGAATGCTCATAACCCTTCTTAAGATTTTTATCGCAGCGGCGTTTGTGGATAACATCATCCTTGCTCGCTACATTGGTCTTTGCCCCTATATCGGGATGTCCTCCAATGTGGCGAATTCCATTGGAATGGGGATGGCGGTGACCTTTGTCATGGTGCTTTCTTCCTGCGTCACCTGGTTTTTGTGGAATTACATTTTCCTTCCCCTGCGCCTTGAGTACCTGCGGATTATGGTGTTCATCCTGGTGATTGCGGTTCTGGTGCAGTTGGTCGAAATCCTTTTGAAAAAGAATATTCCCAACCTCTATCGGGCTATGGGAATTTACCTGCCACTCATCACCACCAACTGCGCCATTTTGGCGGTAGCCTTTTTTGGGGTGGATTACGGGTATACCCTGTTGCAGGTGGTATTCTACAGTATCAGTGTGGCCCTGGGGTTTACGGTGGCGCTGGTGCTTCTGGCGGGAATTCGAGAACGGTTACGGTTCTCGCGGGTTCCCGACTTTTACCAGGGATACCCAATTGTGTTTATTTCCACTGCCCTCTTAGCCATTGCTTTTCTGGGGTTTAAAGGACTGGTGAAATAA